Genomic DNA from Magnolia sinica isolate HGM2019 chromosome 4, MsV1, whole genome shotgun sequence:
acgattgaatcccaccattaaattGGAAGCGGATTCCATTCCCTTAAaactggaagcagattggctggtgtaccacgcaccagctatatagctgctgcaggtACGTATCGTGCGAAGACGTGCACTAATGttgctcgagctccgagttgtacgaacggttcaaaggagatcaaagttacatgggccccacagtgatgtatttataatatctacactgttcatctttttttagagatcattttagagcattatccaaaaaatgaatcatgccCAAAGataatctggaccacaccacaaatggtagtggagatattgattttcacggttacaaaatttgtagggcccaccataatgtttattttgcatcaaatctatccataaggtcacaaagacctgaatgaagagaaaaaacaaatttcatattgatccaaaacttctgtgaccccaaaaagggtttcaatggtagacgttcaatatcccactgctttttgcagtgtggtccacttgatagttagatctgtcttatttttcgtctcaagccttaagagagcttgccaaattgatggatggttttgatataacaaataccttgtgatcagacccacagaacttgcttatgTATACAGCAGCGATACAGCTGGTGTgagaggacgcggattagatagatactgacaagttgagtagcgagtcggctactgaagtgacgtcaccaagttctgtggccgatatgttatatccacactgtccatccatttttagatatcattttagggtatgaaccaatgaatcaatcaaataaaaatctgttgtggaccccaccaaagaagagtgattcccaccgttgaaactatcctaaggcccatcataatctttatttgaaatccaacctgttcaaaagttaaaaaacacattaattaagggaaaacacaaatatcagcttgatctaaaacttctgtggcctttagaagtttttaatggtgggtgtcactgtcctactattttctatgctggggtccactagagctttggatttaactcgttctttggatattgccctaaaatgatctcttcaaatggatggaaggtgtggatgtaaaacatgcatcatggtggggcccacggaacttgccgacgtcacttcagcagctaGTCTCGCGACTCAACCTGTGAGTatactcaacccgtcagtagctaatcccctCCCGGACGCGAGAGAAATTTCCTTTTTACGAAATTCTCTCTTCTCCGGAAAATCGCAATCAATCTCATCTTCCGTAAAAAACTTTCCAgaaatttatctttttctttttcaaatccgaACCGAAATCTCCGTAAATCTCGGTGAAATCAAGTTCGCTTTCAAATCTCTTTCGTTGAAGAAAGCAAAAGGgttttttaaaagggttttcttaTCTCGGATAATTCAGAGCTATCAACAGCGATTTGCCACTAAATCTAGCCGAAATCCACTTCCGCGGGTAGATCGGGAGAAAAAGAAGGTAAGAGATcttttttgtatatattttttgtatttatttcaatttttttttttcaatattaagGAGAACGATAGCTATTTTTTCGAAAAAATCGCCCATATTTCGTCGACatttggaagagaaacgaaaacttggggtttcggtatcgccggTTCaacgacaccgataatatcgccgataatatcgattTCTCGTCGACAATGAAAACACTGATTCACTACATACCgcagctatttaaaacactgggtggGACACACAACAAAGAGCAAAATGTGCTTCAAGCCTAAAACCTATATATTCACTACTttgttgcccacttaaattataGAATGGCTTGAATTTAGGTGTCCTTTCATCCTCATTGGGCACATTTCTTGAATTGGTTGAATGACATATAAATGACACTATGCATCCCACTGTGGGCATTGCCCTCAATGTCCCCATCGTTCCCTATATATGGTCCACATGAATTATGGATCATGCTGGATTTTTGGATTTAGGCCTAACATTGAGGGGCACttctaatggatgggttggatggcacttACACATCATGacgggccccacacagctcaaacATATGGTGATCTCTATAAGTTCAAATGCATGTGACCATTCCATCCTATAAAAAGACATCAACTGAAACTCAAGATGCACAAGGAACACTGAAAAGACCGATATACAGTGAAAAGATAAGAAGGTTGTATCACGTTGGCAGCCGCGGTCAAACTTTGCCATAACTTTTTCTTATGAATCCTGACAATCTGACATGGAGTgcaatggtggaacaagattcatgtagcagaCCTCAATTAGTTGGCACATAAggcgaagatgatgatgatgatgatgatgaataaacTCAGAAAGAAACAAAGATATTGCctatgagagagaaagaaactgAAAACTGCTTCCCTGCATCACTGCAGGTAGCAATCTATTGAGGATGCACTAGTTCTTACAAAAGCTGAATCATATAAATGCCATCAAGAAGGATACCCAAGTATGCTAGCTTCCCATCATTTGTCCGTAGAAGGTTTCCAGGATGAGGATCTGCATGGTAGAATCCATATTCTAGCAGCTGAGTTAGTGAGCAATATACTCCTGCCTGTTGAATGCCAAAAGACAAGCCCTCCCCATAAGTAACCTTGCCAAAGAAAATAGAGATAGGCAATGTGCTTCAAGACAAAAGAAGGTAACAAAAACATTCATTGCTTTTGACAAACAGACCTCAATCAAGTAAAGATCCTTCACTTCAGATAACTTTTTCCCCTACATACATGTGCACACAAAAGGAAGCAACATTTGCAAGAAAAGCTTAGCAAGATACATATTTCAACATCAATACGAAGGTTAAGTATAGAAGATGAGGTTGGAGGGCTACAAAGTACCTCAACCCATTCCATAATTAAGACCCTGCGACTACTCTGCTCCAAATACATTTTTGGTACAAAAACATCTTGTAATTCCCCATACAAATTTCTGCTTAGATACACGACAAACAAAAGGAAGAACAATTCCTCAATATTAGATCATCCACCAATTTAAGACCATAAAACAGGAAGAATTTTGGTCACAGGTGACCAAAGAAACAGAGATGTAGAATCATTGAAATGTAAATACCTCGCAGTATTCTCCAGTAGATTTAGAATGGCTCAAAGTAAGTGCGTGACTAGAAAAGCCTATTAGACCATTTATAATATGATTTTAGACagataataatttttatttttatttttttaagataatAGGATGTTCTGAGTATGGATGATAACTGAAATTTCACTTCCAGATGAGGTTATCAAAGCAGAGTTGGTCAACATTGAGCATGAGTTTTCTGGAATAGGATGAGATCCACCAGGAAAACTGTGCGATTTCTGGAACAGGGATAAAACAGAGGAAACTAGGAAAAGGATATGAAAGGTGAAGTGGAGAAAATTTTGGGTACAGAGACTGAAGAAtatgtatatattaaaaaaaagaaaaaaaagagtggcTTAATGAAGAGGAGGAAAGGGAGAAGTGACTGCTAAACTTGAGGGAAAGTGTTAGAGAGATAAATAGTAATTTTCTTATACTTAAACCATGAAGGGGGGTTATTTTAATTCACACTCACCATAGTTACATTGGCTATTTTGTTTTTCACTTAGTGGGTAATGATCACAAGCCTAATTGTTGTGCTTCTGAATACTCAATGTAACTCATGAGCCTACTTCGGGCCAACGTTGTTTCCTTGTTTCTTTTTGTTTCTCCAATAACATCTGATCTGGAAAGGCAAGAAATTCAATTTATTTATGTGAGTTTGTACCAACAACTGAAGGAAGGTTAACAGAGGATGCACTGTCTAAACATCAACTGCTACACAAATTCTGGATGGTAGATGCAGTAAACCAGCCATGAGAGCAAATCTAAAGCCATGACATTGAAACAAATTTGTCTCGATACGGGGAATACAACTTTCTGTGCACACACTGGACCACTTTTAACAGTTATAAGCATGGAATACAACTATCAAAAAGTACAACCACAAATAGTTCGGTTCTTAATTTCATAAAGCAAGCATGTCTTTCAGCTAAATAATTCAATACTTCCAATCACCCGGTTTTCTTGCTTGCCTCAGTTGGGGAGTGAAAAACAGAAGAACTATGTGCTATATTTCCTCAAACTTGATAATGTGTTATGCTGCAGGCAAGATGAACCTCTCTTTTTTTCTTGCCACGTGTGTGAGGGTAGGTGGGCGGGGTTACATTCTATGATAACATGTCCAATTTACGCCTTCAGATGAATAATTGAAGATGCTTGATGGTCCTATCTCCTATATGTTCCATTTACACATTATAAGCCTTAACCAGGGAGATATCATATTTTGCATTCGTGGAATGCAGATGTAAATACTAGGGTGTATATCATCTGAAAAATTAGTGCCTGCCACGAACCACCGTTGCCATGTCCAATTTACACCTTCAGATGAATAATTGAAGATGCTTGATGGTCCTATCTCCTATATGTTCCATTTACACATTATAACTTAACTACGGAGATATCATATTTTGCATTCGTGGAATGCAGATGTAAATACTAGGGTGTAAATCATCAGAAAATTTAGTGCCTGCCACGATCCACCGTTGCCATGCAGAAATAGATGAGGAAGAcaataaataaatacaagcaAGAAACATCTTGTGATAGTAGCAGCGCAAAATTCATGAACGAAATGTGGGAAAGAAGAAGCAAGAAACTTTGGAATTGTCAGGAGGAAACAATTTTCCTGGTAACTATGCCACAAAGCACTTTCTAATAATCAAAATGCATAGAGGACCATCCAAATACAGTAAGATATTGGATACAAGTAACATCCATTCTTGAAAACAAGATCCTACCTAAATTTCAGACCGTTCCTGGCTTCTGCCCTGTAGTCCATCTCCTGCATTCAATGTGATTTACCTGTATTCAATGCGAAGTCCTATGAATATAACTCAAATATTTAGCAAATGAATATTATCATTGTAGCATCAGTCTTTTTAATTCTTCTTTAGAACCAAGATGCCAAGGCAAAGCATTCAAGCGATTGCTGAGATATCAACCACGGAACCAGTCCAATTATATAACAGTCCTTGCATGGACAGCTAAGGATCTGGTATGATGAACCAAGTACGGCTGAATAGCTATGGCCTAGGAACTAGTATCCTCTTATTTctatagtgacaaatctcattctcagcaatttctcaggagattttcagattttaatgttTCTTGGaatattattgggaaaatctccctgaaaaatatataattaaaacaTCTTTGAAATTAATAAATCgttctaaaattttaaatatatgtgtgtaatgattattcaaatttaaataaatttactGTTAATGTCATGATGGAAATATGGAAATTAAGCACCGGCAATGTGTTGCAATTCTCGTGATATCGATGGGATAATCTTTTGATTGATATTTAGCAAATATATCGTAAGAATTGAAAGCTCAGTTACATTTGCCACAATGCTTCTTTCAAATGCTTATGAAACTTATTAAGTCAAATTAACCTATAATTGCTTAGATTTGAGGTACTTGTTTCAATTCAGCTCCATATAGCCATCACAAAGTTCTTTattctcaaaatttaaaataaaagagCATTTCATTGTATCAGAGTAAACCTTCATTGTGTCATTAAAAGGACCACAGGAAAAAAATTATTACTTCAAAACCAGTAAAAGCATACGCTCTTGCCAACATCCAGATTACTTTAGTAGGCTTTAAGGAGCTGAATATATACCCGAAAAAGGCTTGATGCCCATTCGTCGACCACTGCCTGCAAGTGAAGTTCCTCAATTATTCAATATCATCAACCTTGTATCAGAAAAATGGGGGTCTTTGATTTGGGGTTATCATACCAGACAATTTGAAAGAATGACTCAGTTAAACCTGCTAACCGCAGAACGCACTTTTCAGTTGACCAGTAAAAATTGTGGAATTACCTGAAGATCAGTGTTAAACTTCCCAGCTCTCCGTATAAACCCTGCAAGATATCGGAGGATAAAAATGTCCAAAGAAATGGCTGCTTGAACTCCCGGCCTCTGCACTTTGACAGCAACAAACTCTCCGCTAGGACGAAGGCTAGCCTTATAAACCTAAGAATTGAGAAAGTTGCAAGCTGAATTCGTTCAAATATTCGAACTAAACTGCCTCAAATGGGTTCAAGACCCCATACCAAAATGAGCCCTAACTGATAAGCAGGATAACCAGTACGACCTGCCCTAGGGATGCTGCGGCAATAGGCTCTGATGTGATCTCTGAGAAAAGCATATCTATTGGTAACCCAAGCTCTTTCTCTATGGTATTGAAAGCGATTTCAGTTGAGAAAGGTGCTATTCGATCTTGCAACAGCGAAAGCTCATCCAGATATGCTGGAGGTATCACATCCTACAGGAAGCAGCTTATTTACTGAAAAGGAAAGACTGCACAAAAAGCTTTGTACAAAtggaaacaaagaaaagaaaaaaaggagggaAGAAAGAGCAAGTGGAAACAGAACATATAAAACTAATCTTTGAAGATACGAAACAAGGTGGATCTGACTGCTTGCTATATTCAATTAGTTGATTGGTATAAAAACTCTAAAAGGAGATTCTGTGAGTAGacaattccaaggaatttttgtataaattatttaaaatcatTTTTGTTGTTACCTAACTAGAGGTAAGACCCGGGATCAGCCATGGAGTGATGATGAaataaatgataataaaaaataaaaaatcattttcttGTTAGTATGAAAGCATGACATTAAAACAAGAAGAGAAGTTGCGATATGCAGAATCAATGGCATTCATTGATTACACTTTGAAGCAGTGTAAGTTTGACATCAACGGATTCACTGGTGTCAGACTCACACGTGGTGTGAAGCAGCATGTTGGCAGCAAACTTGATATACAAACATGATTCTAACTTGAACTGCTAATAGTGAAAGATATTTTAATGCAAAATGGTGAACACTACCTATTCTTTTAATTATAGGAGACTCTAATTCCATACATGTGGGAGATGTATGCAGAAAAGATACAGACAATTTAATTGGTGGGCCTTACTGTCTATAGCCCATGTAGCTCAAAACCACACCAATTGCATTAGCAGCCTTATCTGTGaacctagggctgtcaatgggctgggttcgggccaggcaaaatcaaaatttcgaAAGGCCTGGcccgaacagttcaaaatctgggctgaagccaaccccaggcctggcccattgacagccctatgtgAATCCCAACCATCAATTTTTCCTAGAGCCAATTGACTGACCTGAAAAGTCTGATTGTatgattaggatcatctgattggcaTGACTTCTGGATAATGGCCAATGAAATATGTGTTCACCTGATGAATCGTTCAGACTGGAATACTGGATACATATGTGCCAAGTGAAGGGGCTAATGTCAAGGATAACAAGATAAGGAAAAAGCATTTGTCGCTGTATACTTTCTCTTAGTGTAAATATGTTCATTAAGTATACTTTGACTCCTTACACTGTTGGATTGAAGAGGTTCTGTGTTTTCTTGGTAATTTTGACCAAGACATGAGGTTGAAGGTCAGAAGTAAAAATAAGTTCTATGTTTTAATTCCCAATAGAGAAATGCATGCAACCAATCTAACAGGTTAACATTGCTTAAACTAAAGGATATTAAGAGTGGGAGATCTCAATTATGCACAATGCCACAAGATCAACGTCAGCAGACAACCAAGTAAGAGGCATGTTGCTGAAAGGTATCTTAGAATTAAAAGAGTATGAGAAGTTTGATTGCACCAATAGAATGCACCATTCCGTGTATCCAAACATTACGATTGATTATAGGTTGTGATAGTAGCACATTTAAGCTGTCCACATTACTATGTCAACCGGCATATTCAAGAATTAATCAACGGTCTAAATTGTCTACTACATGAACAACAAATAAGCAAACGAACAacttcattttatatatatatatatatagggaaaaggtactatgcgctcgacctcacgagtccgtcccatgaggtcgagctgtgtgggccccaccatgatgcgtttcgaacatctaccccattagtcagatgcaccattccctcgtgggcctaggtctcaaaaatcaagtcaatccgtgacttgtgtgggccacaccacctacagaagtggggaggggccgtgcaccattaaaacattcataatcattttttgggcccaccgagatgtggtttgcaaatccagcccatccattatgtgtgtcccacttggatgagggttcagaccaagtttcaacagcattcaaaactcgggtgggccccaccaagtgcttttatatgttttaacagtgtcttcaaatgattttagatggtatggcccacgtgagttccgtatacggctgatttttgggatatcccataatttagaggggacccatcaaatgcacggtgttgatggtcgacacgcatcacggtggggcccacacagctcgacctcatgggagcttatcgtgaggtcgagcgcatagtaccttttcccacataaatatatatatatatatatatatatattgacatcAAAATTTCGAAAAGGATCAAAAGAAACATCAAAAAATATCATAGGGCCATAAAGTATCATAGATGGAAGATTTAGTTGTGATTTCCGCAAGACGACTAAGCAATAAATCCAGATCATAGGCATCTACTTAGTATCTGCTTATAGATGCTCCAATGATATTATTTCAAATATAATATTCCTGATCCTAACTAACCAATGGCTTATTTATGCCAAGAGGAGTCAACTCACTGGGCGAGATGAGAAAGCTTGAGCAATTTTGACAAATGCCTGTCAAACAAACATATCAACAAAAGAATAAACAAAACCATGAACTAAGAATACATAAATTATAAACACAACAGAAAACTGAAGAAAAAGGCATACCAAAAGAGtcaatcacatccaaaaactCATCCTATAGGAAGTCCTCTTACCACTAAATGTTCCATGCTTAAAAACCTAACTAAAAGAAGTTCTGAAAAGATAGGTGCAAGAAACTGACAAATGCATTCTTAGAGGCAACAGGAATACATCTACAGAAATTATAGTTTTACATGGTCTCTACAAAAATAATGAGggtgcattttcacaccgagctcgagtggggtggcttgtgggatgcaaaggcacactcggggtgggcggcccacggaacccatgaatttggggcctgtgtgaggtgggtggcccgtgtgaggcggaacccatagATTTGAGACCCATGaggggcggaacccatggattcgAGGCCCACGAGGAGGTTTcagccaaggacctaacccatggatttggggcatgaGCTATGaaataaaaggattaattcaccatgctctattagttcgagcttttagagaaagtggttagttgtcctccatcaaattggtatcagagcaggaagtctcgtgttcgagactcctcaccggcaGTGATTAATgcggaggcattttcacaccgggcttgagtggggtggcctgtgggatgcaggggcacactcgaggtgggcggaaGGCGAATCCACAAGTGCGGGAAATGTGGACTGTGGAGGCAAAGGAGAAGGGTTTTGCTACCAACCAGGACTTTCAACCTTTAGTTTCTAAGGGGCGGAAGCTTGACCTTCCAAAGATGGCCATGAACTATAAGGTGATGGTTGGAGATTTTTAATGGGCACTTGATATGACATAAAATATTAGCATAGGCCTCATTTCAATCGATGTGATGGGTGTGTATGTTTTGGATCATAGGAAGTTAAATTTGGACAGACTTTGGAGAATACCACATCACTTGCTTTCTCTCTACGGGCTCTACTAAGACACCATGAGTCATAGGGCTGGGGTCCCATATCTAGGACATCTTGAGATGGATGCCATTTGCGCTTccaactagggctgtcaatgggtgcACAATAAACCCCAACCCATTTTTAACTGGTCTAGGACGGGTCTAGGTCCCAATTTTGGACACATTAGGAAATTGGTTTGGGTTTAGATCTCACCTTCGGACTTGTTTACAAATAAGGTctagttgggtttgggttgggtccacGTGTGGACCCTGTTAAAGTCAAGTTGTGTTTGGGTCAAGTCTAATAACCTTTAGTAGTACAATTATATATATTTAGTATATAGATGATTCTAGCAGCAAAGTAAGTTTTACTAAGCCACACATGTAAAAGAGCCGTGCACCATTTATGCGTAGAAGTGGCACATGTATGTGCAATCAAATCCATCCAGCAGGTGAGCCCAACCATTAAATGCTCTATTTGTACCAAACCCAGCTTGAAACCTAGATCCAACGACCCGATGGGTACCCAAACCCCATCAGATCCAGGTCCAGCTCTTCAAGAACTAGACCTGGAACTGGCAAGACCCAAACCTGGTTAGCCCAAGTACAGGTACAAACTGTCCAATTGACAGCCCTACTTCCAACCTTATAAAGCAACAACTGATGTTCCAATTCATGAGACCAGATGTAATAATGGTAAATGTGCAGCACATGCAGAATGCAATAAATAAATTCTTAAGACCCATTGTCCCAAAACTAATTACCAATTATTCATAAACCTAACCTATCGAATGGACACTGCCAGAACTGCATAATAGTGCTTGAACTATTGAATTCCGATTCTCCtctaaaaaaatttacatttctTTGACAGAGGACTCTAGGAGAGTCACGTGGATGAAAGATGCACCATTGATGTTTAGGACCAGTTTCAATGCAATCCCAAATTAGGACTGGTTTCATGAGATGTAAGCAAAAATAACCATCTGCCAACAAAGTCAAGAATACCTAAACCAGCAATGcccaaacacttccttaggtttTAGAATAGCTTAAGGATTTATAAGATAGAAAAGTACCGGCCCAAGTTCAACTAATATCGCGCGAAGCTCAGCTGCCCTGATCTACAAGAAAGCAAGGCAAATGATATGTATCCATTAAAGACATGAAATCATGTTATAGCATGGCAGTCAAAATAAAGATTTTgattattttttccctttttatctaTCTTTTAGCTTATGATTTCCCAAACGAGTCGTAACAGACAGAAAATCACCTCGAACATCTGATCGGATCTTTCCAACACACTATCGAGATAGCGAAGGCCAAACCACCGCCCGAACGTCACGCCAATCTGGAAAAGACGGCGGATGAGGAGTATCGGCTTCCGACGGTAAATGAAGCCGATCTTCGACGGATCATACTCTACGAGAGATTCCGCTTCCGACGCACCGCCTTCAAACAGATAACCGGAGTATTTCGTGAAGGAGTCGACGGCGGTTAGTTCTGGCAGGGTTTTGGAACATCGGAAGCGGTACTGAAAACGAATCCGGCGGGGTTTACCGAGGAGAAAATGAGATTTGGGAGGAGGGATGGATTTGAAATTGGAGGGAAGGAGGCTGAAATTTGGCGGGAGATGGAGAAGCATTTGGAGGAGAGGGGAAAAGGCAGGAGAgcgaggagagagagaaaacggATGGAAAGAGAATATTTGAACTTGTGGCAGGCTGATGCGTAAAACGGATAAGGGACCGGAATCAGTTATGGAAGGCTCCCCTACAGCACCTGTTTTATGCGGACGCGGATTGCTAGGGACTCGCTACCGGACGGTGTTCCGTgtgccctatcatgatgtatgtgttttatccgctccatccatctatttttccacctAATTAAAGGGCATgaggtagaaaatgagacagatcaaaatctcatgcggacgataccacaggaaaacagtggtgattaaatacccACCGTTAATATCTTCCTGGGGTCATAAAAAGTTGTGGATTAAGCTGATAATttcgttttcctttcatccatgtcattgtgACTTAATTCATAAGTTGAATGTtagataaacattacaatgagctgcagtaagtttttaaaaataggcaTTCAATGAGCGTTGTTTtgctgtgatgtggtccaattgagatttggatctaattatTTATAACGGATGGAGATTGGATTAGCTATGCGCTCTCTATAGTATCTGTACGCAATCCGAGTCAAACGCTCAATGGGCGTCTGGCAGATCATGTTGTATGTGTAGAATCTAGTCTGTCCATTAGGTTTCACCCGTGCTTATAGGCCAACTCAGGCAAGCCACACCATATGGAACAATGAGGGTGGGATCCAACCATAAGTTTGCGCCTGGGCACCATGGTGTGTATTGGACACGGCTTGAACTCTTCTGTGAGTCTCACCATGAttatccatctatccatttttttttaccagatcatttacaggcatgagcccaaaaatgaaacaaatccaactctcacgtggaccacaccacatgaaacaacagtgattaaatgcccaccaccacaaaagttttggatgacgctaatatttatgttttcccttttgtCCAAGTCCATGTGActtaatcaacgggttggatgaaaaataaacattacactagGCCATAGCAAATTTTca
This window encodes:
- the LOC131242166 gene encoding uncharacterized aarF domain-containing protein kinase At1g71810, chloroplastic isoform X5, yielding MLLHLPPNFSLLPSNFKSIPPPKSHFLLGKPRRIRFQYRFRCSKTLPELTAVDSFTKYSGYLFEGGASEAESLVEYDPSKIGFIYRRKPILLIRRLFQIGVTFGRWFGLRYLDSVLERSDQMFEIRAAELRAILVELGPAFVKIAQAFSSRPDVIPPAYLDELSLLQDRIAPFSTEIAFNTIEKELGLPIDMLFSEITSEPIAAASLGQVYKASLRPSGEFVAVKVQRPGVQAAISLDIFILRYLAGFIRRAGKFNTDLQAVVDEWASSLFREMDYRAEARNGLKFRNLYGELQDVFVPKMYLEQSSRRVLIMEWVEGKKLSEVKDLYLIEAGVYCSLTQLLEYGFYHADPHPGNLLRTNDGKLAYLGILLDGIYMIQLLYKFKFQIPSYFSLVIRSLAVLEGIAISFNPNYKVLSSSYPWIARKVLTDNSRQLRSTLQDLLYKEGRFRIDRLESLLTESLRARTEQSLIKKESVDTGSKVVIKQILSFTLTEKGAFVREILLEEFAKGIDALGLATMDSVTSAAISRLPFSHFPSSTMAEEDINNLRTLRRLMLLLSGLQRSENLNDGGKDVIRVDENQKTGLEEALLVLYQLPSAQDFLPILSVIPELPPESQQQLLLLPADLAGRLVSRAVARTIRRVVI
- the LOC131242166 gene encoding uncharacterized aarF domain-containing protein kinase At1g71810, chloroplastic isoform X4, translating into MLLHLPPNFSLLPSNFKSIPPPKSHFLLGKPRRIRFQYRFRCSKTLPELTAVDSFTKYSGYLFEGGASEAESLVEYDPSKIGFIYRRKPILLIRRLFQIGVTFGRWFGLRYLDSVLERSDQMFEIRAAELRAILVELGPAFVKIAQAFSSRPDVIPPAYLDELSLLQDRIAPFSTEIAFNTIEKELGLPIDMLFSEITSEPIAAASLGQVYKASLRPSGEFVAVKVQRPGVQAAISLDIFILRYLAGFIRRAGKFNTDLQAVVDEWASSLFREMDYRAEARNGLKFRNLYGELQDVFVPKMYLEQSSRRVLIMEWVEGKKLSEVKDLYLIEAGVYCSLTQLLEYGFYHADPHPGNLLRTNDGKLAYLDFGMMGEFKQELRDGFIEACLHLVNRDFDALAKDFVTLGLLPPTAQKSDVTKALTDVFQSAVNKGVRNISFGDLSGNLGRTILAVLEGIAISFNPNYKVLSSSYPWIARKVLTDNSRQLRSTLQDLLYKEGRFRIDRLESLLTESLRARTEQSLIKKESVDTGSKVVIKQILSFTLTEKGAFVREILLEEFAKGIDALGLATMDSVTSAAISRLPFSHFPSSTMAEEDINNLRTLRRLMLLLSGLQRSENLNDGGKDVIRVDENQKTGLEEALLVLYQLPSAQDFLPILSVIPELPPESQQQLLLLPADLAGRLVSRAVARTIRRVVI
- the LOC131242166 gene encoding uncharacterized aarF domain-containing protein kinase At1g71810, chloroplastic isoform X3, which gives rise to MLLHLPPNFSLLPSNFKSIPPPKSHFLLGKPRRIRFQYRFRCSKTLPELTAVDSFTKYSGYLFEGGASEAESLVEYDPSKIGFIYRRKPILLIRRLFQIGVTFGRWFGLRYLDSVLERSDQMFEAFVKIAQAFSSRPDVIPPAYLDELSLLQDRIAPFSTEIAFNTIEKELGLPIDMLFSEITSEPIAAASLGQVYKASLRPSGEFVAVKVQRPGVQAAISLDIFILRYLAGFIRRAGKFNTDLQAVVDEWASSLFREMDYRAEARNGLKFRNLYGELQDVFVPKMYLEQSSRRVLIMEWVEGKKLSEVKDLYLIEAGVYCSLTQLLEYGFYHADPHPGNLLRTNDGKLAYLDFGMMGEFKQELRDGFIEACLHLVNRDFDALAKDFVTLGLLPPTAQKSDVTKALTDVFQSAVNKGVRNISFGDLSGNLGRTMYKFKFQIPSYFSLVIRSLAVLEGIAISFNPNYKVLSSSYPWIARKVLTDNSRQLRSTLQDLLYKEGRFRIDRLESLLTESLRARTEQSLIKKESVDTGSKVVIKQILSFTLTEKGAFVREILLEEFAKGIDALGLATMDSVTSAAISRLPFSHFPSSTMAEEDINNLRTLRRLMLLLSGLQRSENLNDGGKDVIRVDENQKTGLEEALLVLYQLPSAQDFLPILSVIPELPPESQQQLLLLPADLAGRLVSRAVARTIRRVVI
- the LOC131242166 gene encoding uncharacterized aarF domain-containing protein kinase At1g71810, chloroplastic isoform X2, whose protein sequence is MLLHLPPNFSLLPSNFKSIPPPKSHFLLGKPRRIRFQYRFRCSKTLPELTAVDSFTKYSGYLFEGGASEAESLVEYDPSKIGFIYRRKPILLIRRLFQIGVTFGRWFGLRYLDSVLERSDQMFEIRAAELRAILVELGPDVIPPAYLDELSLLQDRIAPFSTEIAFNTIEKELGLPIDMLFSEITSEPIAAASLGQVYKASLRPSGEFVAVKVQRPGVQAAISLDIFILRYLAGFIRRAGKFNTDLQAVVDEWASSLFREMDYRAEARNGLKFRNLYGELQDVFVPKMYLEQSSRRVLIMEWVEGKKLSEVKDLYLIEAGVYCSLTQLLEYGFYHADPHPGNLLRTNDGKLAYLDFGMMGEFKQELRDGFIEACLHLVNRDFDALAKDFVTLGLLPPTAQKSDVTKALTDVFQSAVNKGVRNISFGDLSGNLGRTMYKFKFQIPSYFSLVIRSLAVLEGIAISFNPNYKVLSSSYPWIARKVLTDNSRQLRSTLQDLLYKEGRFRIDRLESLLTESLRARTEQSLIKKESVDTGSKVVIKQILSFTLTEKGAFVREILLEEFAKGIDALGLATMDSVTSAAISRLPFSHFPSSTMAEEDINNLRTLRRLMLLLSGLQRSENLNDGGKDVIRVDENQKTGLEEALLVLYQLPSAQDFLPILSVIPELPPESQQQLLLLPADLAGRLVSRAVARTIRRVVI